Proteins from one Panthera leo isolate Ple1 chromosome D1, P.leo_Ple1_pat1.1, whole genome shotgun sequence genomic window:
- the LOC122199983 gene encoding olfactory receptor 8J2 isoform X1 produces the protein MAPGNLTPVTEFILMGVSGRPELQIPLFFVFLVIYGLTVAGNLGIITLTSVDPQLQTPMYFFLRHLAIINLGDSTVIAPKMLVNFLASKKTISYYGCAAQLGGFLVFIVAEIFMLAVMAYDRYVAICNPLLYMVVVSPQICLLLVSLTYLYSLTTALTVTSCVFSVSYCSSNVINHFYCDNVPLLALSCSNTYIPETVVFTFSGTNLLFSMIIVLISYFNIIFAILRIRSSEGRQKAFSTCASHMMAVTVFYGTLLFMYLQPRSNHSLDTDKMASVFYTLVIPMLNPLIYSLRNKDVKDALKSFLNKACQSFKFM, from the coding sequence ATGGCCCCAGGGAATCTCACCCCGGTGACTGAGTTCATTCTCATGGGAGTCTCAGGCCGCCCAGAGCTCCAGATTCcactcttctttgttttcctggtGATCTATGGGTTGACCGTGGCAGGGAACCTGGGCATCATCACCCTCACCAGTGTTGACCCTCAACTTCaaacccccatgtacttcttcctcaggCACTTGGCTATCATCAATCTTGGTGATTCTACTGTCATTGCCCCGAAAATGCTGGTTAACTTCTTGGCTTCAAAGAAGACCATATCCTACTATGGATGTGCAGCCCAACTGGGTGGGTTCTTAGTCTTTATTGTGGCTGAGATTTTCATGTTAGCTGTAATGGCCTATGACCGTTATGTGGCTATTTGCAATCCTCTGCTCTACATGGTTGTGGTATCTCCACAGATCTGTCTGCTGCTGGTATCCCTCACATACCTCTACAGTCTGACCACAGCACTGACTGTCACCTCCTGTGTGTTCTCTGTGTCATACTGCTCTTCTAACGTAATCAACCATTTTTACTGTGATAATGTCCCTTTGTTGGCATTGTCCTGTTCCAATACCTATATTCCAGAAACAGTAGTGTTTACCTTTTCAGGGAccaatttgcttttctctatgaTTATTGTTCTAATATCCTACTTCAACATCATCTTTGCCATTTTGAGGATACGTTCCTCAGAGGGTCGACAAAAAGCCTTTTCCACCTGTGCCTCCCACATGATGGCTGTCACTGTGTTCTACGGGACCCTTCTCTTCATGTATTTGCAACCAAGGAGCAACCACTCATTGGATACTGATAAAATGGCCTCTGTCTTCTACACCCTGGTGATACCCATGCTGAATCCCCTCATTTACAGCCTAAGGAACAAGGATGTGAAGGATGCATTGAAGAGTTTCCTAAATAAGGCATGTCAGTCTTTCAAattcatgtaa
- the LOC122200060 gene encoding olfactory receptor 8K3-like, whose product MAWMNQPNQTVLTEFILMGITDRPGLQAPFFGLFLIIYVISVVGNLGMIILTKVDSRLQTPMYFFLRHLAFIDLGYSTAVGPKMLVNFIANQNTIPYNGCATQLAFFILFIISELFILSAMAYDRYVAICRPLLYMVIMSQKVCWVLVAVPYVYSAFLSLITTIKIFMSSFCDHNIIKHFYCDSLPLLTLLCSSTRDIELIILIFSAFNLVSSLLIVLVSYILILMAILRMNSAQGRHKAFSTCGSHLTVVVVLYATLFFMYVQPKSSHSFDTDKIASAFYTLIIPMLNPMIYSLRNKEVKSALCRIWKNLHKLPV is encoded by the coding sequence ATGGCCTGGATGAACCAACCAAATCAAACAGTGCTAACAGAATTCATCCTAATGGGAATCACAGACCGGCCGGGGTTGCAGGCTCCCTTCTTTGGACTCTTCCTCATCATCTATGTGATCTCAGTGGTGGGCAACCTGGGCATGATCATCCTCACCAAGGTGGACTCCAGGCTACAAacacccatgtacttcttcctcagaCACCTGGCTTTCATTGATCTTGGTTATTCAACAGCTGTGGGGCCCAAAATGTTAGTCAATTTCATAGCTAATCAAAACACAATCCCCTATAACGGGTGCGCCACACAGCTGGCTTTCTTCATCTTGTTCATCATCAGCGAGCTTTTCATTCTGTCAgcaatggcctatgaccgctatgtggccatctgtcgTCCTCTGCTTTATATGGTTATTATGTCACAAAAGGTGTGCTGGGTGCTGGTGGCTGTCCCCTATGTCTACAgtgcctttctttctctgataACCACCATAAAGATTTTTATGTCATCCTTTTGTGACCATAACATCATTAAACACTTTTACTGTGACAGTCTTCCCTTGTTAACTTTGCTGTGCTCAAGCACACGTGACATTGAGTTGATAATACTGATCTTTTCAGCATTTAATTTGGTGTCATCTCTTCTGATAGTGCTTGTCTCCTACATCCTGATCCTGATGGCCATCCTCAGGATGAATTCTGCACAAGGCAGGCACAAGGCTTTCTCCACCTGTGGATCCCACCTGACAGTGGTCGTTGTGTTATATGCCACTCTCTTCTTTATGTACGTGCAACCCAAATCCAGTCATTCCTTTGATACTGATAAAATTGCGTCTGCATTTTACACGTTGATAATACCTATGTTGAATCCCATGATCTACAGCTTGAGGAACAAAGAGGTAAAAAGTGCCTTGTGTAGGATATGGAAAAATCTGCACAAACTACCTGTGTAG
- the LOC122199983 gene encoding olfactory receptor 8J2 isoform X2, with protein sequence MERRNLTPVTEFILMGVSGRPELQIPLFFVFLVIYGLTVAGNLGIITLTSVDPQLQTPMYFFLRHLAIINLGDSTVIAPKMLVNFLASKKTISYYGCAAQLGGFLVFIVAEIFMLAVMAYDRYVAICNPLLYMVVVSPQICLLLVSLTYLYSLTTALTVTSCVFSVSYCSSNVINHFYCDNVPLLALSCSNTYIPETVVFTFSGTNLLFSMIIVLISYFNIIFAILRIRSSEGRQKAFSTCASHMMAVTVFYGTLLFMYLQPRSNHSLDTDKMASVFYTLVIPMLNPLIYSLRNKDVKDALKSFLNKACQSFKFM encoded by the exons ATGGAAAGAC GGAATCTCACCCCGGTGACTGAGTTCATTCTCATGGGAGTCTCAGGCCGCCCAGAGCTCCAGATTCcactcttctttgttttcctggtGATCTATGGGTTGACCGTGGCAGGGAACCTGGGCATCATCACCCTCACCAGTGTTGACCCTCAACTTCaaacccccatgtacttcttcctcaggCACTTGGCTATCATCAATCTTGGTGATTCTACTGTCATTGCCCCGAAAATGCTGGTTAACTTCTTGGCTTCAAAGAAGACCATATCCTACTATGGATGTGCAGCCCAACTGGGTGGGTTCTTAGTCTTTATTGTGGCTGAGATTTTCATGTTAGCTGTAATGGCCTATGACCGTTATGTGGCTATTTGCAATCCTCTGCTCTACATGGTTGTGGTATCTCCACAGATCTGTCTGCTGCTGGTATCCCTCACATACCTCTACAGTCTGACCACAGCACTGACTGTCACCTCCTGTGTGTTCTCTGTGTCATACTGCTCTTCTAACGTAATCAACCATTTTTACTGTGATAATGTCCCTTTGTTGGCATTGTCCTGTTCCAATACCTATATTCCAGAAACAGTAGTGTTTACCTTTTCAGGGAccaatttgcttttctctatgaTTATTGTTCTAATATCCTACTTCAACATCATCTTTGCCATTTTGAGGATACGTTCCTCAGAGGGTCGACAAAAAGCCTTTTCCACCTGTGCCTCCCACATGATGGCTGTCACTGTGTTCTACGGGACCCTTCTCTTCATGTATTTGCAACCAAGGAGCAACCACTCATTGGATACTGATAAAATGGCCTCTGTCTTCTACACCCTGGTGATACCCATGCTGAATCCCCTCATTTACAGCCTAAGGAACAAGGATGTGAAGGATGCATTGAAGAGTTTCCTAAATAAGGCATGTCAGTCTTTCAAattcatgtaa